A region from the Achromobacter seleniivolatilans genome encodes:
- a CDS encoding GNAT family N-acetyltransferase has product MTLVTQDIERSRFTAIVDGVLCVLDYQLQDNIMAIVHTGVPSQVGGRGIAAELTKFALDTARANGWKVRPLCSYAEVYMRRHPDYNDLLA; this is encoded by the coding sequence ATGACGCTCGTCACGCAGGACATCGAACGCTCCCGCTTCACCGCCATCGTCGATGGCGTGCTGTGTGTGCTGGACTACCAGCTGCAAGACAACATCATGGCGATCGTGCACACGGGCGTACCCAGCCAGGTAGGCGGACGTGGCATCGCGGCCGAACTCACCAAATTCGCGTTGGATACGGCGCGCGCCAATGGCTGGAAGGTACGCCCCTTGTGTTCCTATGCCGAGGTCTACATGCGCCGCCATCCCGACTACAACGACCTGCTAGCCTGA
- a CDS encoding 3-hydroxyacyl-CoA dehydrogenase NAD-binding domain-containing protein: MSSTVTPAQPIRRVAIVGAGTIGASWAALFLAHGLEVVVSDPAADAESQTRARVKAAWPVLAELGRVADGASADTLRFEPDLAAALEGVDFVQENAPEREDFKIDLFARMDAILPPHVIVASSSSGLIMSRLQSRCQHAARFVIGHPFNPPHLIPLVEVVGGNQTSADTIDRCIAFYQAMGKYPIRLNKEVPGHIANRLQAALWREAIHLAAENVASVADIDAAVSQGPGLRWALFGPHMTFNLGGGAGGLANFMDHLLDPVQTWWDDLGAPDVTPELQQRLIDGVNAAAGERNIADLVETRDAQLTALLKALQR, from the coding sequence ATGTCCAGCACCGTTACGCCCGCCCAGCCTATCCGTCGCGTCGCCATCGTAGGCGCCGGGACCATCGGCGCCAGTTGGGCCGCGCTATTCCTGGCCCATGGGCTCGAAGTCGTCGTGAGCGACCCCGCAGCCGATGCTGAATCGCAGACCCGCGCCCGCGTAAAGGCCGCCTGGCCGGTCCTGGCCGAGCTGGGCCGCGTAGCCGATGGCGCATCTGCCGACACCTTGCGCTTTGAGCCCGACTTGGCCGCCGCGCTGGAGGGCGTGGACTTTGTGCAAGAAAACGCCCCTGAGCGCGAAGATTTCAAGATCGATCTGTTCGCCCGCATGGATGCGATTCTGCCGCCGCACGTCATTGTCGCCTCCAGTTCGTCGGGACTCATCATGAGCCGCCTGCAATCCCGCTGCCAGCATGCAGCGCGATTTGTCATTGGCCACCCCTTCAACCCGCCTCACCTGATCCCCTTGGTGGAAGTGGTCGGCGGCAATCAAACATCGGCCGACACGATCGACCGCTGCATTGCCTTCTACCAGGCGATGGGCAAATACCCCATCCGGTTGAACAAAGAAGTCCCTGGCCATATCGCCAACCGCTTGCAGGCCGCTTTGTGGCGGGAGGCCATTCACCTGGCTGCGGAAAATGTTGCAAGCGTGGCCGACATTGATGCGGCAGTCTCGCAAGGTCCCGGATTGCGCTGGGCATTGTTTGGCCCGCACATGACCTTCAATCTAGGAGGCGGCGCAGGCGGTTTGGCGAACTTCATGGATCATCTGCTGGACCCGGTGCAAACCTGGTGGGACGATCTGGGTGCACCCGACGTCACGCCCGAACTTCAACAACGCCTGATCGATGGCGTCAACGCCGCAGCAGGCGAGCGCAACATCGCCGACCTCGTAGAAACTCGGGATGCGCAACTCACCGCTTTACTCAAGGCCTTGCAGCGCTAA
- a CDS encoding MFS transporter → MSTACPQVPAPALDTKPVTGWLPLITLAIGFVMAMLDVTVVNVALPSIALQFTVPLTDLVWIVDGYTLTFAALLLVAGALADRYGAKTIYLTGLAVFTFASLLCGLAPDGNALIAARMLQGLGAALFMPSSLSLLTHAYEDEQVRNRMLAAWSAIVAVAGASGPLLGGVLIHQFGWRSIFLINIPLGVAGLWLARRRIQAAPRRPRALNPLSHLLGVIALSSLCFVLIQGNAYGWSSTPIASAAAISAVAVVLLVRRERRHAEPILPRALFKTTQFAAANAVGFLINLASYGQLFLLSLFLQHARGADALQTGIELVPMLAVFSIGNLISGRVSARWNVSAALLGGVALAAIMSAIGIVAFTPGIAYWPFAIAVALSNLGVGIAVPAMTSVVMQVSGKHHANSAAAALNANRQSGALVGVALMGTILHVLPDWHTTLPAAYSIIAASYLLAVVLVWKHLRRARNT, encoded by the coding sequence ATGAGTACCGCCTGCCCTCAAGTCCCCGCCCCCGCGCTGGACACCAAACCGGTCACTGGCTGGCTGCCGCTGATCACCCTGGCGATCGGGTTCGTCATGGCCATGCTGGACGTCACGGTGGTCAACGTGGCGTTGCCCAGCATCGCGCTGCAATTCACGGTGCCGCTGACCGATCTGGTCTGGATTGTGGACGGCTACACCCTGACATTCGCCGCGTTGCTGCTGGTGGCAGGCGCACTGGCTGACCGCTACGGCGCCAAGACGATCTACCTGACGGGTTTAGCCGTGTTCACGTTTGCATCGCTGCTTTGCGGTCTGGCACCGGACGGCAACGCGCTGATCGCGGCCCGCATGTTGCAGGGGCTGGGGGCCGCCTTGTTCATGCCCAGTTCACTCAGCTTGTTAACCCACGCTTATGAAGACGAGCAGGTACGCAACCGCATGCTGGCCGCTTGGTCGGCCATCGTCGCCGTGGCCGGCGCATCCGGTCCGTTGCTGGGGGGCGTGCTGATTCACCAGTTCGGCTGGCGCAGCATCTTTCTTATCAACATCCCGCTGGGCGTGGCTGGCTTATGGCTGGCACGCCGCCGGATTCAAGCAGCGCCGCGGCGGCCGCGCGCGCTCAATCCTTTAAGCCATCTTTTAGGCGTGATCGCGCTGTCATCGCTGTGCTTTGTGCTGATCCAAGGCAACGCCTACGGCTGGTCTTCCACTCCTATCGCCAGCGCCGCCGCGATAAGCGCGGTAGCCGTTGTCTTGCTGGTGCGCCGCGAACGGCGCCACGCCGAACCCATTCTGCCGCGCGCGCTCTTCAAAACCACGCAATTCGCCGCCGCAAATGCCGTGGGCTTTCTGATCAATCTGGCATCCTACGGACAGCTCTTTCTACTCAGCCTCTTCCTGCAACACGCACGCGGCGCGGACGCATTGCAGACCGGGATCGAACTGGTCCCGATGCTGGCGGTATTTTCAATCGGCAACTTGATTTCGGGCCGGGTATCGGCACGCTGGAATGTCTCGGCAGCCTTGTTGGGTGGCGTGGCGCTGGCTGCCATCATGAGCGCTATCGGCATCGTTGCATTCACACCGGGCATTGCCTACTGGCCGTTCGCCATCGCCGTTGCGCTATCGAATTTAGGGGTAGGCATCGCCGTGCCCGCAATGACCAGTGTCGTCATGCAGGTGTCCGGCAAGCATCACGCCAATAGCGCAGCCGCCGCATTGAACGCCAATCGCCAATCCGGCGCGCTGGTGGGAGTGGCGCTGATGGGCACGATTCTGCATGTGCTGCCTGACTGGCACACGACACTGCCAGCTGCTTACAGCATCATTGCGGCGAGTTATCTACTGGCAGTAGTGTTGGTCTGGAAGCACCTGCGCCGCGCACGCAACACTTGA
- a CDS encoding LysR family transcriptional regulator, with protein MDWDNARIFLAIYRVGTLRGAAALLQIDQATAGRRLAALESSLDARLFLRTPGGYVPTAAGELAFAAAERMEQAADQLQRQMQGLDHRLSGVVRVATSETVASYFIMEAIRRLHLQHPDIRIDLSTSIQISNLTRREADLAIRNVKPDNPDLIQRHLARKEVGLYASRSYLAAHGEPRPGTAFAGHTLVTYQQAVLPGWSDTFCGEPTGNGRVAIELNSGVMIIEAVAAGLGIGEIPTHMAPSYPDLVRIWPSRSEDYDLWLVMHGDLNRTARVRAVADAIIDVFEADK; from the coding sequence ATGGATTGGGACAACGCCAGAATATTTCTAGCTATTTATAGGGTCGGTACATTGCGTGGCGCGGCAGCGTTGCTGCAAATTGACCAGGCCACGGCCGGACGCCGCCTGGCGGCGCTGGAGTCATCTCTGGATGCGCGCTTGTTCTTGCGCACGCCAGGGGGCTACGTGCCCACAGCGGCTGGTGAACTGGCGTTTGCCGCGGCCGAACGCATGGAGCAGGCGGCTGACCAGTTGCAGCGGCAGATGCAAGGGCTGGATCATCGCTTGTCCGGCGTGGTGCGCGTGGCAACCTCGGAGACCGTGGCCAGTTACTTCATCATGGAGGCGATCCGCCGGTTGCATCTTCAGCATCCCGATATCCGAATCGATTTGTCTACATCCATTCAGATCAGCAACCTGACGCGGCGCGAAGCTGACCTGGCGATACGCAATGTCAAACCTGACAATCCCGATTTGATCCAAAGGCATCTGGCACGCAAAGAAGTGGGCTTGTATGCGTCGCGGTCCTATCTAGCTGCGCATGGCGAACCGCGGCCTGGAACTGCATTTGCGGGGCATACGCTGGTGACGTATCAGCAAGCGGTATTGCCCGGGTGGTCCGATACGTTCTGCGGCGAGCCAACAGGAAACGGCCGGGTCGCGATTGAATTGAATTCCGGAGTGATGATTATTGAAGCGGTGGCGGCCGGCTTGGGCATTGGAGAAATTCCCACGCATATGGCGCCGAGTTATCCGGACCTGGTACGCATCTGGCCCAGCCGCAGCGAAGATTACGATCTATGGCTGGTCATGCATGGCGATCTGAATCGCACAGCGCGCGTGCGGGCCGTGGCCGATGCGATCATCGACGTGTTTGAAGCGGACAAGTAG